Proteins from a genomic interval of Zingiber officinale cultivar Zhangliang chromosome 1B, Zo_v1.1, whole genome shotgun sequence:
- the LOC122019429 gene encoding basic leucine zipper 43-like, with amino-acid sequence MLPSTCTQAYPEFDVMHPGEVASMRCLSPSLLPYFMAGNGSSPCFNFTGGARFGCHSLDQVQSLPPSVQEFGRPNSGSLTAEEEQKLSAAEERRKRRMISNRESARRSRMRKKSQLTGLWSQVVCLRSANCRLLDDLNHAMRERDEVLLENDQLREQEKELQKKLDSLQARNDQEDL; translated from the coding sequence ATGCTTCCTTCCACTTGTACTCAAGCATATCCAGAGTTTGACGTGATGCATCCGGGCGAGGTCGCCAGCATGCGTTGCCTCTCACCTTCGCTCCTTCCCTATTTCATGGCTGGCAACGGCAGCAGCCCATGCTTCAACTTCACTGGCGGCGCTCGCTTTGGTTGCCACTCTCTGGACCAAGTCCAGAGCTTGCCGCCGTCGGTGCAGGAATTTGGACGTCCAAACTCCGGCTCTCTGACAGCGGAGGAAGAGCAGAAGCTGAGCGCCGCGGAGGAGAGGAGGAAGCGGAGGATGATATCCAACCGGGAGTCGGCGCGTCGCTCGAGAATGAGGAAGAAGAGTCAGCTCACCGGGTTGTGGTCGCAGGTGGTGTGTCTCCGGTCGGCCAACTGCCGGCTTCTCGATGACCTGAACCACGCCATGAGAGAGCGCGACGAGGTCCTCCTCGAGAATGACCAGCTCAGGGAACAGGAAAAAGAGCTGCAGAAGAAGCTCGACAGCCTGCAAGCACGAAACGACCAAGAAGATCTTTGA
- the LOC121990134 gene encoding protein CHAPERONE-LIKE PROTEIN OF POR1, chloroplastic-like, producing the protein MSVLSLPNPAICCFYQSTWIWQHHLRQPSPLVLHASWKSIARSRVHGLGVGITRCSMDVAFGGRGSEAYDFGNVPKFPRMNIWDPYERLGITRDASEEEILDARNFLLKQYGGHESSFESVEAAFEKILMASFWKRKKSKINLKSRLKQRVEESPPWIKRLLEYIDLPTTDVILRRLFLFGFMAVWSVTNSSETGPAFQVALSLLSCIYFLNDKMNNLLRASVTGLTALVLGWFVGSIAVPVIPAVLPPTWTLELLTSLIAYVFLFLACTFLK; encoded by the exons ATGAGCGTCCTTTCCCTCCCCAATCCTGCAATCTGTTGCTTCTACCAAAGCACCTGGATTTGGCAGCACCACCTGCGGCAACCGAGTCCTCTCGTTCTCCATGCCTCGTG GAAGAGTATCGCGCGGAGTAGGGTTCACGGATTGGGCGTCGGGATCACCAGATGTTCGATGGATGTCGCTTTCGGCGGTCGCGGCAGCGAGGCTTACGATTTCG GAAATGTTCCCAAGTTTCCTCGAATGAACATATGGGACCCTTATGAACGTCTTGGAATAACTCGTGACGCTTCTGAAGAAGAAATCCTAGATGCTCGAAATTTTCTCCTGAAACAATATGGTGGGCACGAGAGCAGTTTTGAGTCTGTCGAAGCTGCTTTTGAGAAGATACTTATGGCCAGTTTTTGGAAGCGCAAGAAGTCAAAAATCAATCTGAAAAGCAGATTAAAGCAGCGAGTAGAGGAGTCACCTCCATGGATAAAAAGATTGCTAGAGTATATCGACCTTCCTACAACAGATGTGATTCTGAGGAGACTATTCCTCTTTGGTTTCATGGCAGTCTGGAGTGTAACTAACTCTTCCGAGACTGGGCCTGCTTTTCAA GTTGCACTCTCACTGCTCTCCTGTATCTATTTCCTCAATGACAAGATGAACAATCTGCTGAGAGCCTCAGTAACTGG ACTCACAGCTCTTGTGCTGGGTTGGTTTGTCGGTTCGATTGCTGTTCCGGTGATTCCAGCAGTTCTTCCTCCGACATGGACTCTTGAACTCCTGACCTCTTTGATAGCTTAtgttttcttatttttagctTGCACTTTTCTCAAGTAA
- the LOC121990156 gene encoding eukaryotic translation initiation factor 5-like produces MALQNIGASNSDDAFYRYKMPKMITKIEGRGNGIKTNVVNMVDIAKALHRPASYTTKYFGCELGAQSKFDEKTGISLVNGGHDTVKLAGLLENFIKKYVQCYGCGNPETDITITKTQMITLKCAACGFISDVDMRDKLTTFILKNPPEQKKSKDKAMRRAEKERLKEGEAADELKKLKKETKKKGLVSSKDGENSKRAAASKKKPKGSDEEHSSPPGSPVNDNEDGDDDVDDDGIQWQTDTSAEAARQRIQEQLSAATAEMVMLSTSDATSKGTKKSNQEKKNEAAKVDAEILEKPNTHNSLISEIKGMLKKGAKASELGPFLGSLTGSQQEIMDALFEALFDGVGKGFAKEVDKKKNYLVAAMEGEESQMCLLRAIGAFCEKCSGDAVKEVALVAKSLYDGDVLEEECIVKWYEEGITGKNKSSIVWKNMKPLVEWLQNAESEEE; encoded by the coding sequence ATGGCTTTGCAGAATATAGGCGCTTCAAACAGTGATGATGCCTTCTATCGTTATAAGATGCCAAAGATGATAACCAAGATAGAAGGTCGTGGAAATGGTATCAAGACCAATGTTGTGAACATGGTTGACATTGCAAAGGCCTTGCACAGACCAGCCTCTTACACAACCAAGTATTTTGGCTGTGAGCTTGGTGCCCAGTCGAAGTTTGATGAGAAAACTGGCATTTCACTTGTCAATGGAGGTCATGACACTGTCAAATTAGCTGGCCTTTTGGAGAACTTCATCAAGAAGTATGTGCAGTGCTATGGGTGTGGTAATCCTGAAACTGACATCACTATCACAAAAACCCAGATGATCACCCTCAAATGTGCTGCTTGTGGATTTATTTCTGATGTTGACATGAGAGATAAACTCACAACTTTCATTCTAAAAAATCCTCCAGAACAGAAGAAGTCAAAAGATAAGGCAATGAGACGTGCTGAGAAAGAGAGGCTCAAGGAAGGGGAAGCTGCAGATGAACTGAAAAAGCTGAAGAAAGAAACCAAGAAGAAAGGCCTTGTATCATCCAAGGATGGAGAAAACTCAAAACGTGCTGCTGCATCTAAGAAGAAGCCTAAAGGTTCAGACGAAGAACATTCTTCTCCTCCTGGTAGTCCAGTAAATGACAATGAGGATGGTGATGACGATGTCGATGATGATGGCATCCAGTGGCAAACCGATACATCTGCTGAAGCTGCTCGCCAGCGCATCCAGGAACAACTTAGTGCTGCTACTGCAGAAATGGTCATGCTTTCCACTAGTGATGCGACTAGCAAGGGAACCAAGAAATCAAATCAAGAGAAGAAAAATGAGGCTGCAAAAGTGGATGCTGAAATACTGGAGAAACCTAACACTCATAACTCACTCATTTCAGAAATCAAAGGTATGCTGAAGAAAGGGGCCAAAGCTAGTGAGCTTGGTCCCTTTCTTGGCTCTCTTACTGGTTCACAGCAAGAGATAATGGACGCACTCTTTGAAGCCCTGTTCGACGGTGTTGGTAAAGGCTTTGCAAAAGAGGTTGATAAGAAGAAAAACTACCTTGTCGCTGCAATGGAGGGCGAGGAATCCCAGATGTGTCTCCTGCGGGCTATTGGGGCTTTCTGTGAGAAATGCAGTGGGGATGCAGTGAAGGAAGTTGCTCTGGTGGCGAAATCCCTCTATGATGGAGATGTATTGGAGGAAGAGTGCATAGTGAAGTGGTATGAAGAAGGCATCACTGGCAAAAATAAGAGTTCCATTGTTTGGAAGAACATGAAGCCCTTGGTCGAGTGGCTCCAGAATGCCGAGTCTGAAGAGGAGTAA
- the LOC122044819 gene encoding polyamine oxidase 3-like encodes MGLRFASAICVAAASTKRPLYHALFNMRLSDQTQTLMKTNLRWRKRSLLLLDELLLRVLATVTDTLRLPASLIFKSFEGHKIFNFLTDFKSILRASSREMLVFKLSRVLNLLIPFSMISSINLDFSASFYQKTEARQSRSPSSIVIGGGFAGIAAAHALKNAAFQVVLLESRDRIGGRVHTNYSFGFPVDMGAAWLHGVCNENPLASWIGRLGLPIYRTSGDNYVLYDHDLESYALFDGDGHQVPQDLVEKVGKVFETILEEANKLRYETNEDMSIAQAIKLVMERHSI; translated from the exons ATGGGCCTCAGGTTCGCTTCTGCCATATGCGTCGCTGCCGCCTCAACTAAAAGGCCTCTCTATCATGCACTCTTCAACATGCGACTCAGTgatcaaacacaaaccctaatgaAAACGAACCTGCGATGGAGGAAGAGATCTCTGCTGCTCTTGGACGAACTTCTTCTCCGTGTACTCGCCACTGTTACTGACACCCTTCGCCTCCCCGCCTCCCTCATTTTCAAATCATTTGAGGG TCACAAAATCTTCAATTTTTTGACTGATTTCAAGTCAATTCTTAGGGCTTCCAGTCGTGAGATGTTGGTGTTCAAGCTTAGTAGAGTTTTGAATCTACTCATCCCTTTTTCAATGATTTCCAGCATCAATTTGGATTTTTCTG caTCATTCTATCAGAAGACTGAAGCAAGGCAATCTCGCTCTCCTTCTTCCATTGTCATTGGTGGTGGATTTGCAGGGATTGCAGCTGCTCATGCACTGAAAAATGCAGCTTTTCAG GTTGTGCTTTTAGAATCTCGGGATAGAATTGGTGGTCGAGTTCACACTAACTACTCATTTGGTTTTCCTGTTGACATGGGAGCAGCCTG GTTGCATGGTGTCTGCAACGAGAATCCATTGGCATCTTGGATTGGAAGACTTGGTCTACCAATTTATCGAACTTCTGGTGACAATTATGTCTTGTATGATCATGACTTGGAGAG CTACGCACTCTTTGATGGTGATGGACATCAAGTGCCTCAAGATCTAGTGGAAAAAGTTGGTAAGGTGTTTGAAACCATTCTGGAAGAG GCTAACAAACTCAGGTATGAAACAAATGAAGACATGTCTATAGCACAGGCTATTAAGCTAGTCATGGAGAGGCATTCAATATGA